Proteins from one Gossypium raimondii isolate GPD5lz chromosome 8, ASM2569854v1, whole genome shotgun sequence genomic window:
- the LOC105790882 gene encoding IQ domain-containing protein IQM2 isoform X1 — MGAALSYPFAKCSDLENALESVTVKSISFGDDGVKTPVRSISFKTSDSEPTILKSVGSGKMILEGSISFKGSNFERMLSLKSSSSSDKLEDLHIKDVSSKREAMDIQSTSPVLDPSNPQHEAAIRLQKVYKSFRTRRKLADCAVLVEQSWCVLYLWKLLDFAELKRSSISFFDIDKHETAISRWSRARTRAAKVGKGLSKNDKAQKLALQHWLEAIDPRHRYGHNLHFYYNQWLHSQSLEPFFYWLDIGEGKEVNIEKCPRSKLQQQCIKYLGPMERMPYEVVVVDGKFMYKQTGKLLHTTEETDDTKWIFVLSTSKVLYVGVKKKGTFQHSSFLAGGATIAAGRLIVDNGVLKAVWPHSGHYRPTEENFNDFISFLRENDVNLTDVKMTPVDEEASLAGKRRSINHLRCNSSEEDFSLEVEEMNVKDSIEEVINSEEQDISAAVGRPKSRRLISLSRKLTDLEIPKRAELFEMSQDDHGADMPSCNENPMDSPLVDDYERMDETGVEDVPKESILQRINSKKGMKSYQLGKQLSCKWTTGAGPRIGCVRDYPSGLQFRALEQVNLSPRSTSYLKPYCSPQSSSSPSPKVGIPAGGSEEMRTQSLPVGMKEKLLQRSIPSKRQSFPL, encoded by the exons ATGGGTGCTGCTTTGTCCTACCCATTTGCTAAATGCAGTGATTTGGAGAATGCTTTAGAATCTGTCACTGTGAAATCCATAAGTTTTGGAGATGATGGAGTGAAAACACCTGTTAGATCTATCAGTTTCAAAACTTCAGATTCTGAGCCCACCATTTTAAAATCAGTAGGTTCTGGAAAGATGATATTGGAGGGATCTATAAGCTTTAAAGGGAGCAATTTCGAGAGGATGCTTTCACTCAAGTCGTCTTCTTCATCGGATAAACTCGAGGATTTGCACATTAAAGATGTCAGTTCAAAGAGAGAAGCAATGGATATTCAATCCACATCACCGGTATTAGATCCCAGCAATCCACAACATGAGGCGGCAATAAGATTGCAGAAGGTGTACAAGAGCTTTAGAACACGAAGAAAACTAGCTGATTGTGCAGTACTCGTTGAGCAGAGTTGGTGTGTATTATATTT GTGGAAGCTCTTAGATTTTGCCGAACTCAAGAGGAGTTCTATATCATTCTTCGATATAGATAAACATGAGACTGCAATTTCGCGTTGGTCAAGGGCAAGAACTCGAGCTGCCAAGGTTGGAAAAGGTTTATCAAAGAACGATAAAGCTCAAAAGCTTGCTTTGCAACACTGGCTTGAAGCA ATAGATCCAAGGCATCGCTATGGACACAATCTACACTTTTATTATAATCAATGGCTCCATTCTCAGAGTCTAGAACCCTtcttttattg GCTGGATATTGGGGAAGGGAAAGAAGTAAATATCGAAAAATGTCCTAGATCAAAGCTTCAACAGCAGTGCATCAAATATCTTGGTCCG ATGGAAAGAATGCCGTACGAAGTTGTTGTGGTCGATGGAAAGTTCATGTACAAGCAAACAGGGAAGCTTCTCCACACGACTGAAGAAACTGATGATACCAAGTGGATTTTTGTCCTTAGCACATCCAAAGTCTTATATGTTGGCGTGAAGAAGAAGGGTACATTTCAACATTCTAGCTTCTTGGCTGGGGGTGCCACTATTGCTGCTGGAAGATTAATTGTTGATAATGGTGTCCTTAAG GCAGTTTGGCCTCACAGTGGTCACTACCGTCCTacagaagaaaattttaacgaCTTCATTTCATTTCTAAGGGAGAACGACGTCAATCTTACAGATGtgaag ATGACTCCGGTGGATGAGGAAGCAAGCTTGGCTGGCAAACGAAGAAGCATTAACCATCTTAGATGCAATTCATCTGAAGAGGACTTTAGCTTAGAGGTGGAAGAGATGAATGTAAAAGATTCAATCGAGGAGGTGATTAATTCAGAGGAACAAGACATTAGTGCAGCTGTTGGACGCCCCAAGTCAAGGAGGCTCATCAGTCTTAGCAGAAAATTGACTGATCTGGAAATACCGAAAAGAGCAGAATTGTTTGAGATGTCACAAGATGACCATGGTGCTGATATGCCGAGTTGCAATGAAAATCCGATGGATTCCCCTTTGGTAGATGATTATGAAAGGATGGATGAAACTGGGGTAGAAGACGTCCCTAAAGAATCAATACTTCAAAGGATCAACTCTAAAAAGGGAATGAAGTCATATCAGTTAGGGAAGCAGTTGTCGTGCAAGTGGACAACAGGAGCAGGACCACGGATTGGTTGTGTTAGGGACTACCCCTCGGGACTCCAGTTCCGGGCTCTGGAGCAAGTGAACTTGTCTCCAAGAAGTACAAGCTATTTGAAACCATACTGTTCTCCTCAGTCGAGTAGTAGCCCAAGTCCAAAAGTTGGCATACCAGCAGGTGGTAGTGAAGAAATGAGAACCCAAAGTTTACCTGTGGGGATGAAAGAGAAGTTACTGCAGAGAAGCATCCCTTCCAAAAGGCAGTCCTTCCCATTATGA
- the LOC105790882 gene encoding IQ domain-containing protein IQM2 isoform X2 has protein sequence MGAALSYPFAKCSDLENALESVTVKSISFGDDGVKTPVRSISFKTSDSEPTILKSVGSGKMILEGSISFKGSNFERMLSLKSSSSSDKLEDLHIKDVSSKREAMDIQSTSPVLDPSNPQHEAAIRLQKVYKSFRTRRKLADCAVLVEQSWWKLLDFAELKRSSISFFDIDKHETAISRWSRARTRAAKVGKGLSKNDKAQKLALQHWLEAIDPRHRYGHNLHFYYNQWLHSQSLEPFFYWLDIGEGKEVNIEKCPRSKLQQQCIKYLGPMERMPYEVVVVDGKFMYKQTGKLLHTTEETDDTKWIFVLSTSKVLYVGVKKKGTFQHSSFLAGGATIAAGRLIVDNGVLKAVWPHSGHYRPTEENFNDFISFLRENDVNLTDVKMTPVDEEASLAGKRRSINHLRCNSSEEDFSLEVEEMNVKDSIEEVINSEEQDISAAVGRPKSRRLISLSRKLTDLEIPKRAELFEMSQDDHGADMPSCNENPMDSPLVDDYERMDETGVEDVPKESILQRINSKKGMKSYQLGKQLSCKWTTGAGPRIGCVRDYPSGLQFRALEQVNLSPRSTSYLKPYCSPQSSSSPSPKVGIPAGGSEEMRTQSLPVGMKEKLLQRSIPSKRQSFPL, from the exons ATGGGTGCTGCTTTGTCCTACCCATTTGCTAAATGCAGTGATTTGGAGAATGCTTTAGAATCTGTCACTGTGAAATCCATAAGTTTTGGAGATGATGGAGTGAAAACACCTGTTAGATCTATCAGTTTCAAAACTTCAGATTCTGAGCCCACCATTTTAAAATCAGTAGGTTCTGGAAAGATGATATTGGAGGGATCTATAAGCTTTAAAGGGAGCAATTTCGAGAGGATGCTTTCACTCAAGTCGTCTTCTTCATCGGATAAACTCGAGGATTTGCACATTAAAGATGTCAGTTCAAAGAGAGAAGCAATGGATATTCAATCCACATCACCGGTATTAGATCCCAGCAATCCACAACATGAGGCGGCAATAAGATTGCAGAAGGTGTACAAGAGCTTTAGAACACGAAGAAAACTAGCTGATTGTGCAGTACTCGTTGAGCAGAGTTG GTGGAAGCTCTTAGATTTTGCCGAACTCAAGAGGAGTTCTATATCATTCTTCGATATAGATAAACATGAGACTGCAATTTCGCGTTGGTCAAGGGCAAGAACTCGAGCTGCCAAGGTTGGAAAAGGTTTATCAAAGAACGATAAAGCTCAAAAGCTTGCTTTGCAACACTGGCTTGAAGCA ATAGATCCAAGGCATCGCTATGGACACAATCTACACTTTTATTATAATCAATGGCTCCATTCTCAGAGTCTAGAACCCTtcttttattg GCTGGATATTGGGGAAGGGAAAGAAGTAAATATCGAAAAATGTCCTAGATCAAAGCTTCAACAGCAGTGCATCAAATATCTTGGTCCG ATGGAAAGAATGCCGTACGAAGTTGTTGTGGTCGATGGAAAGTTCATGTACAAGCAAACAGGGAAGCTTCTCCACACGACTGAAGAAACTGATGATACCAAGTGGATTTTTGTCCTTAGCACATCCAAAGTCTTATATGTTGGCGTGAAGAAGAAGGGTACATTTCAACATTCTAGCTTCTTGGCTGGGGGTGCCACTATTGCTGCTGGAAGATTAATTGTTGATAATGGTGTCCTTAAG GCAGTTTGGCCTCACAGTGGTCACTACCGTCCTacagaagaaaattttaacgaCTTCATTTCATTTCTAAGGGAGAACGACGTCAATCTTACAGATGtgaag ATGACTCCGGTGGATGAGGAAGCAAGCTTGGCTGGCAAACGAAGAAGCATTAACCATCTTAGATGCAATTCATCTGAAGAGGACTTTAGCTTAGAGGTGGAAGAGATGAATGTAAAAGATTCAATCGAGGAGGTGATTAATTCAGAGGAACAAGACATTAGTGCAGCTGTTGGACGCCCCAAGTCAAGGAGGCTCATCAGTCTTAGCAGAAAATTGACTGATCTGGAAATACCGAAAAGAGCAGAATTGTTTGAGATGTCACAAGATGACCATGGTGCTGATATGCCGAGTTGCAATGAAAATCCGATGGATTCCCCTTTGGTAGATGATTATGAAAGGATGGATGAAACTGGGGTAGAAGACGTCCCTAAAGAATCAATACTTCAAAGGATCAACTCTAAAAAGGGAATGAAGTCATATCAGTTAGGGAAGCAGTTGTCGTGCAAGTGGACAACAGGAGCAGGACCACGGATTGGTTGTGTTAGGGACTACCCCTCGGGACTCCAGTTCCGGGCTCTGGAGCAAGTGAACTTGTCTCCAAGAAGTACAAGCTATTTGAAACCATACTGTTCTCCTCAGTCGAGTAGTAGCCCAAGTCCAAAAGTTGGCATACCAGCAGGTGGTAGTGAAGAAATGAGAACCCAAAGTTTACCTGTGGGGATGAAAGAGAAGTTACTGCAGAGAAGCATCCCTTCCAAAAGGCAGTCCTTCCCATTATGA